A genomic window from Candidatus Pelagisphaera phototrophica includes:
- the guaA gene encoding glutamine-hydrolyzing GMP synthase yields MKHQTIAVLDFGSQYTQVIARRIRECSVYSKIYHYKASAKQLKKDNVVGIILSGGPESVLSKGSPRPDKKVFELGVPVLGICYGVQLLAHMLGGKVEKSHAREYGHGELKIKTKGSLFRGLPSVLRVWNSHGDRLGKLPKGFRAVASTENSGFAGIVDEKRRFYGIQFHPEVHHTEGGLNILENFLRKICGCRADWSMASLAEESIANIREKVGNDRVLLGLSGGVDSSVAAALIHKAVGRQLTCVFVDNGLLRLNERELVVDLYKRHFNMDVRVARAGSKFLKRLKGVSDPERKRKIIGNTFVEVFQDSLKRIGESRFLAQGTLYPDVIESVSIDGNPAATIKSHHNVGGLPKNMKFELLEPLRQLFKDEVRALGAELGLPKEVVWRQPFPGPGLGVRVLGSITRRKLDVLRKADAILHEEMMGSNLYYKVWQSFCVFLPVRTVGVMGDERTYENVIAVRVVESKDAMTADWVRVPYEVLQRVSNRIINEVSGVNRVVYDISSKPPGTIEWE; encoded by the coding sequence ATGAAGCATCAAACCATAGCGGTTCTCGATTTTGGATCCCAATACACTCAGGTGATAGCTCGCCGCATACGTGAATGTTCCGTTTACTCCAAGATTTATCACTACAAGGCATCGGCTAAACAGCTAAAGAAAGACAATGTTGTAGGGATTATTCTCTCGGGAGGACCGGAAAGCGTGTTGTCCAAAGGATCTCCTCGGCCTGACAAGAAGGTTTTTGAACTAGGGGTTCCCGTTCTTGGAATATGCTATGGGGTACAGCTCTTGGCACACATGCTCGGCGGAAAAGTCGAAAAGAGCCATGCTCGCGAGTACGGACATGGGGAATTGAAAATCAAAACAAAGGGAAGCCTTTTCCGAGGATTGCCAAGCGTCTTGCGCGTCTGGAACTCTCATGGGGATCGCTTAGGGAAGCTGCCAAAAGGATTCCGGGCCGTTGCGTCTACTGAGAATTCAGGATTTGCCGGGATCGTTGATGAAAAACGCAGGTTTTACGGTATTCAATTTCACCCAGAAGTTCACCATACGGAAGGAGGACTGAATATCCTGGAAAACTTCCTGAGAAAGATTTGCGGCTGCCGAGCGGATTGGTCGATGGCCTCTCTTGCCGAAGAATCCATCGCTAACATTCGGGAAAAAGTTGGCAACGACCGCGTCTTGTTGGGATTGAGCGGCGGGGTTGATTCATCTGTAGCCGCTGCCCTAATACACAAAGCCGTCGGTAGGCAGTTGACGTGTGTGTTTGTCGACAACGGGTTACTTCGCCTTAATGAGCGCGAACTGGTAGTGGATCTCTATAAGCGCCACTTTAACATGGATGTCCGGGTTGCGAGGGCTGGAAGCAAATTCCTAAAACGGCTAAAGGGTGTGTCCGATCCGGAAAGAAAACGAAAGATAATTGGAAATACGTTCGTTGAAGTTTTCCAAGATTCGCTGAAGAGGATCGGAGAATCCCGATTCCTTGCTCAAGGTACACTCTACCCAGATGTTATCGAAAGCGTGTCGATAGATGGCAATCCGGCTGCCACAATAAAGAGCCACCACAATGTTGGCGGCTTGCCTAAAAATATGAAATTTGAACTTCTCGAGCCCTTGCGCCAGTTGTTCAAAGACGAGGTTCGCGCTTTAGGAGCTGAGTTGGGATTGCCGAAAGAGGTCGTTTGGCGCCAACCGTTCCCGGGTCCCGGACTGGGGGTTCGAGTGTTGGGTAGCATAACCAGGCGTAAGCTTGACGTTCTACGGAAAGCGGACGCGATACTGCACGAAGAGATGATGGGGTCGAATCTCTATTATAAAGTGTGGCAGTCTTTCTGTGTATTCCTGCCTGTTCGCACCGTGGGTGTGATGGGGGATGAGCGCACCTATGAAAATGTGATTGCGGTGAGAGTGGTTGAGAGCAAAGACGCGATGACTGCCGATTGGGTGAGGGTGCCTTACGAAGTGCTTCAGCGGGTGTCTAACCGAATTATTAACGAAGTTTCTGGCGTGAATCGCGTAGTTTACGACATAAGTTCCAAACCTCCTGGAACAATCGAATGGGAATAG
- the rplQ gene encoding 50S ribosomal protein L17 yields the protein MRHRKHSNQLGVKKEHREALLANLSTALINHGKIKTTLKKAKALRPFVEKVITLAKKGSLHNRRLAIARVRDTGAVHELFEEKVEQFRDRNGGYTRIYKLGTRRGDAAEMALIELIDADDEGYGKKTKPKSKAKKRAKAAVEETSVAEEAAVAEETDVATEEDPVAEEESVVAEEVLAAEVTVEVEEEAKADASEDVEAAEEGEEEKKG from the coding sequence ATGCGTCACCGCAAGCATAGCAATCAACTAGGCGTCAAGAAAGAGCATCGTGAAGCTCTTCTCGCTAATCTTTCAACTGCTCTCATCAACCATGGGAAGATAAAGACGACTCTAAAGAAAGCGAAGGCGCTCCGCCCCTTCGTGGAAAAAGTGATTACGCTTGCGAAGAAAGGAAGCCTTCACAATCGACGTTTAGCTATTGCGCGGGTTCGCGACACTGGTGCGGTGCACGAGCTTTTTGAAGAGAAAGTCGAGCAATTCCGTGACCGAAACGGTGGGTACACCCGTATCTACAAGTTAGGTACGCGCCGTGGAGACGCGGCAGAGATGGCTCTAATCGAACTGATCGATGCGGACGACGAAGGCTATGGGAAAAAGACCAAGCCAAAGTCAAAAGCGAAGAAAAGGGCGAAAGCTGCAGTCGAGGAAACTTCAGTTGCTGAAGAGGCGGCGGTTGCAGAAGAGACTGACGTTGCTACCGAAGAAGATCCGGTAGCGGAAGAGGAATCTGTAGTTGCGGAAGAAGTGCTGGCTGCTGAAGTCACCGTTGAAGTGGAGGAAGAGGCCAAGGCAGATGCCTCGGAGGATGTCGAAGCAGCAGAGGAAGGGGAGGAAGAGAAAAAGGGCTGA